TGGGCCTGACCGCCCACGCCATGGAGGGCGATCGGCAGCGGTGCCTGGAGGCCGGCATGGACGACTACGTCGCCAAGCCGGTTTCCCTCGAGATCCTCCGGGAGAAGGTGACGCGGTGGGCCCCGGAGGGGGAGCCTTCGCCGGTGGACGTCACCGCGCTGCGGAACCAGCTCGGAGGCGGCGGAAGGGCCTTTCGAGCGATCTTGGCCCAGTTTTGCGCCGGCGCTCCCGAGCAGCTACGCGAGATCGGCGCCTGCCTGGAGCGGGGAGACGCTTCCGGCGCGGCTGCCCAGGCACATCGGCTGCGGGGCTCGCTGGTGATTCTCCGGGCGGCCGAGGCGGCCCGCTGGGCGGAACAGTTGGAGCGGCACGGCGAGAGCGGTGACCTGGCCGAGGCTCCCGCCCTGTTCGCAAAGCTTTCCGCCGAGCTCCGGCGCGTGATCGAGCGCCTTCAGGCAGAAGGCGAAGCCGGCGAGGGCGCGGGCTCCGCCTGACCTGGACGGCTCCCGGCACCCCCGGGGGCTTTCCCACCCGGTGCGCCGGTCCCGTGCCCGTCTTGATCGGCCCGAAACCGGCCGGCCGACGGAGAACCGCAGTGGGTCCCTGCGCCTAGCCTCCCCCCAGGAGCCCCGCGACCCGGCCCCAGGCGGCCCGCACCAGGCCCGCGTCGTCGGTCAGGAGGAGCCGCGCGGTGAGCGCCAGCGACACGGCGACCAGGACCGGGCGCACCAGGCGGGCGCCCCGGTCCATCACCAGGTTCGACCCCAGGCGCGCCCCGGCGAACTGGCCCGCCGCCATCACCAGCCCCGCGGCCCACACGATCTCGCCCCCCGCCAGGAAGACCAGGAGCGAGGCGAGGTTGCTCGCGAAGTTGAGGAGCTTGGCGTGGGCCGTGGCCTTGGCCAGGTTGAACCCCAGGAGGCCCACGAAGGCCAGCGCCAGGAAGGACCCCGTGCCCGGCCCGAAGAACCCGTCATAGAACCCGATGCCGAAGCCGGCCGTGGCCGAGAAGGTGCGCAGCCCCATGCGCCGGTGGGAGTCCACCTCGCCCACCCGGGGCGAGAAGAGGAAGTAGGCGGCGATCCCCACCAGAAGAAAGGGGAGGAGCCCCGAGAGGAAGTCCGCCCGGAGCCTCTGCACCACCGCCGAGCCCAGCGCCGCACCCGCGAACGTGCACGCCGCGCACCCGGCCATCTGGCGCAGGTCCACCCGCCCGCGGCGGACGAAGTTCCAGGCGGCGGAGAAGCTGCCGAAGCTGCTCTGGAGCTTGTTCGTGCCCAGGGCCTGGGCGGGGCTCAGCCCCGCCGCGAGCAGCGCCGGCAGCGTAATGAGCCCCCCGCCCCCCGCGATGGCGTCGATGCACCCCGCGAATGCCGCGGCGGCGAAGAGGGCGAGGGCGACGGGCAGGGTCAGGGGGTCCACGGCGTTCCTGCGGCCCGGGGCCGGCTGGGGGAAGGCGCGCACTCTACCACCGGCGCCGGGGGAGAGCCTAGTACCCCAAACCACAAGTGCGTGTGCGAAACCGCTGACGAGCGAGCCGCGCACGGCGTTGGCAGGGAACGAATACATTCGCCACGCGAACTTATGCATCGAGATACCATGGGGGCCCGCCATCCCCTCACCCCCCCCGGGGGAGAGGGCAGGGTGGGGGGCGGAGCAGGAATCTCGAAGACCGGACGACGAGGAGAAGAGTCATGGGAGAGCACGGCACCCGGCGCACCGAGATCACGGTGCGGGGCTACCACCTGGACCTCTACGGGCACGTCAACAACGCCCGGTATCTCGAGTTCCTCGAAGAAGGCCGCTGGCAGTGGCTCGAGGGCCGCGCCGACCTGGGGGCGCTGCTGGCCCGGGGCCTGGGGTTTTCCGTCGTGAACATCAACATCGACTACCGCCGGCCCGCCGCCCTCGGCGAGGTGCTGGAGATCGACACCGGCCTCAAGGCCCTTGGAAACCGAAGCGGCGTCGTGCACCAGGTGGTGCGCCTTCGGGGCACCGACACCGTGGTGGCCCAGGCCGACGTGACCTTCGTCATCGTCTCGAGCGAAACCGGTCGGGCCGTCCCCCTGGCCGGCGAGCTCCGGGCGCTCTTCGAGGCCGAGGCGGCGCGCTCTCTGGCCGGCTGACTCCGACCCGACCGACATCCGGGAGCTTGGAACCGGTCACCCGCCACCTCAAGCTCCGGACAAGGCGCTCTGGGAAGAGGGGGCAAGAGGAGTCTCGCATTTTCGCTTGCGTGCCCTGCGCCCTCCCGTCCGAACGCGGTCCCAGGGGCCGTCTTGGCCCCCGCCCGGGGGGTGGGGTAGAAGGGCCAAAGGTCGAGCGGGGAGGGCAACGATGGGCGGGGGTGCGAGACAATCCGTGGGGAGCCGAGGCCGTCCCTGGCGCCGCGTCGCCGGAGCGGCCTCGTTTCGTTTGGGCGTAACCGGTCGAGCGCGGATCCGGTCCGGTTCCTCTGTAGGCGCCAGCTCCTGCTGGCGATGTCGGCCGAAGGCCGACCCTTCTCCCTGCCGCTGGCGCGGCAAGTCGCCTGCGGGAGCAGGCTCCTACACTCGCTTCTCGTTGTCCTTCGGATAGAGAGCGGCCGGCCGGTTACGCCCGCTTCGTTTCGCCGCCGGCCCCGGCCGCGAACCACCCCACGTCCAGGGGCCCCTGCGCGTAGTCGAGGAACCCGACCTCCGGGAGCACCTGGTGACGCCCCGATGATCCCAGACTTGAGAACGTAGGGGTCTCCGACAATTGCAATCCCCCTATTCATCTCGTAGGATGCCTGTTTCCAGCTTGGGCGCGCGTATGCCGTCTTGCCCGCATCGGTCCTGGGGCAAGGCGGGCTCGCCGCGAAGCATCGGCGCCTTCCGGATTCGCCCCCCCGGAGGGCGCAGAGCGGTTCCCCTGGGGGTGCCCCCGATCCCGAACCATGCCCTTGGACGAGCGCGACGATCTGCCGGCCCCGGTTCTCCGGGAGCCTTCGCCTCCCGGAGGCGAGGAAGTCTCCGAGGTCGTGGAGCCCGAGATCCTCGACCCCGAGGAGCCAGAAGGGGGCTTCGCGCAGAGCGAGGACCGGGGGCACGGCTACTTCGAAGAAGAGGACCTTGGGGCCATGCCCTCCACCGATCTGGTGGAGAGCGGGCCGTTGCAGCAGTACATGGCCGAGGTGAGCCGCTACCCCCTGATCACTCAGGAGGAAGAGGTCCGCCTGGCCCGCAAGCTCCAGGAGGACGGGGACCTGCGGGCGGCCTACACGCTGGTGCTGGCCAACCTGCGGCTGGTGGTAAAGATCGCCTACGAGTTTCGCCGCAACTTCTCGAACCTCATGGACCTGATCCAGGAGGGCAACATCGGGCTCATGCGGGCGGTGGAGAAGTTCGATCCCTACCGGGGGGTCAAGCTTTCCTCGTACGCGGCCTGGTGGATTCGCGCGTACATCATCCGCTACGTCCTCAACAACTGGTCTTTGGTGAAGGTGGGGACGACCCAGAACCAGCGCCGCCTCTTCTTCAACCTCAAGAAGGCCAGGCGGGAGCTCGAGGCCGAGGGGTTCCGGCCCGAGCCCAAGCTCATCGCCGCCCGCCTCAACGTGCGCGAGGACGAGGTGGTGGAGATGGAGAAGCGCCTGTCGGGGTCCGACGTCTCCCTCGACGCCCCGGTGGACGCCGACTCGGAGGCGAGCCGCCTGGAGTTCGTGGCCGACCTGGGCGAGGACGTGAGCGAGCGGCTCGCCAACCGGGAGCTCCGGGCCCTGGTGCGGACCCAGTTTGCCCAGTTCCGAGAAGGGCTGGAGGATCGCGAGCGCGCCATCTTCGACCGCAGGCTCCTGGCCGAGGAGCCCGTGACCCTGCGGGAGCTGGGCGAGGAGTTCGGGGTCTCGCGGGAGCGGGTGCGCCAGCTCGAGGCCGACGTGAAGCGCCGCCTCAAGGACTTCCTGGGGCGGACCGAGGGATTGGGGGAGTTGCTGCGTGGGTAGCGCCCCGTGGCGCCCGGAGCCGGGCGAGATCCTCACGGTGGGCGACCTGGTGGCCCGGGCGCGCCAGGCCCTGGAGGCCGGGTTTGCGTCGGTGTGGGTCGAGGGGGAGGTGACCAACCTGCGCGTGCCCTCGTCGGGCCACGCCTATTTCACCCTGAGCGACGAGCGGGCGCAGCTACGCGCCGTGTGTTTTCGCGCCGTGGTGCGCCTGCTGCGCCTCGAGCTGGAGGACGGGGCCCGGGTGCTGGCCCGGGGGCGGCTCACCCTCTATGAGGCCCGGGGGGACGTGCAGCTCGTGGTCGAGGACCTGGAGCCCCTGGGGGAGGGCCTGGCCCGCCTAGAGCTCGAGGCCCTCAAGCGCCGGCTCGCGGCCGAGGGGCTCTTCGCGCCGGAGCGCAAGCGGCCGCTCCCCCCGCTGCCCCGGGCCGTCGGGGTGGTGACCTCGCCCACGGGGGCAGCCCTTCGCGACGTGCTCCAGGTGCTGCGGCGCAGGGCCCCGGGTGTCTCGGTCTACCTGGCCCCGGCGGCGGTGCAGGGCGAGGGGGCGGCCGCCGCGCTGCGGGCGGCGCTGGCCCTGGCCGCGTCCCACCCCGAGGTGGAGGTGATCGTGCTGGGCCGCGGAGGCGGAAGTGCGGAGGATCTCTCGGCGTTCAACGAGGAGGCCCTGGTGCGGGCGGTGGCGGCTTGCCCGGTGCCGGTCATCGCCGCGGTGGGCCACGAGATCGATGTCACCCTGGTGGACTTCGCGGCGGACCTGCGGGCGCCCACCCCTTCGGCGGCCGCCGAGCTCGCCGTGCGCGAGTGGGCCCGATGGGGCGACCAGGTCCGAAGCGCCGGGGAGCGCCTCGGCAGCGCCGTCCTGCGCCGGCTCGGGCAGTGGCGTCGGGAGGTGGAGCGCCTCGACCCGGCGCTCCGGTCTCCCGCGGCCCGGGTCGCGCGGCTGCGCATCGCCCTGGATCGGAGGGCCGAGGCCCTGGAGGCAGCCCTCGTGCGCCGGGTGTTGCGCACCCGGGCACGGGTGGCCGCGGCCGAGACCCGGCTGGCGCGGCTTGCCCCCGAGCGCTGCCTGGGTGCGGGCCGCGAGCGGCTGGGTCGCCTGGAGGAGCGCCTCCAGGCCTGGCCCGACGGTGCGTTGGCGCTGCGCCGGCGGGAGATACTCCAGCGGGAGGGGGAGCTGCGGGCCCTGAGTCCCCTGGCTGTGCTGGGACGGGGATACGCCTTGGTGAGGCGCCGGTCAGGGGGGCTGGTTCGAGACGCCGCGTCCTGCCGCGTCGACGAGGCCCTGGAGGTGAGGCTCTCCCGGGGAGAGCTCGACTGCCGGGTGACCGGCGTGCGGGGGGAGGGATGAGGGCCGGGGTGAGCGGAAGCGGGGAAGCGGCGGATCCAGTCGATGTGGTGATCCGGGGCCCGTCGGCCGGCGCCGAGGTGGCCGGTGCCCGGGTCCTGGTGGTCGACGACGACCCCGCCCTGGTGCGTTTCCTGGAGCTTTACCTGGAGGGTTACGGGTTTCGGGTGTTCTCGGCTCTCACCGGGGAGGAAGGGGTCGAGCGGGCCCGGTCGCTCCTGCCCGATGTCATCCTGCTGGACGAGGGGCTGCCCGACCTGCGCGCGGCCGAGTTCCTGGGGAGGCTCTCCGGGGCGCAGGCGACCCGTGGGCTTGCGGTCATGGTGCTCGCCGCACCGGCGGGAGAAGCCGACGAGGTCAAGAAAGTTCGGGCACTGGCCGATGACTATCTGGTAAAGCCCTTCGACATCCAGGAGCTTCGGGCCCGCCTGGGCTCGATCGTCACTCGTCGCAGGCAGCAGGGGGAGGCCACCCAGGCGGAGCGGCTGCGAACCTTGCGGGAGGTGATCGCCAGCATCTCCCACGAGGTGAACAATCCCCTCGCGGCGATCCTCATGAGTGCCGAGGCCCTGGCCCGGCGCCATGCCGAAGACGAGGACGTGATGCACAAGAGCCGGCTGATCCAGGACAACGCCCTGCGGATCCGCGACATCCTCAAGCGCCTGGAGCGGGTGCGGGTGCTGGCCTCCAAGCCCTACGTGGCGGGGGAGCGCATCCTGGACCTGGACAGGGAGGAGGAGCCCCGGTGAGCCTCAAGGAGGGCATTCCCCAGCTCGTGGTGTACGAGGAAGAGCACTCGGCCCTGCGGAGGATCCTCTCCCGGGTCCACGGGGAGGCGCGGGCCAAGGCGGTGCTGCTCATGGACACGGCGGGCCAGCTCGTGGTCGACTGGGGCGACACCGGGGGGCTCGATCTCATGAGCTTCTGCTCGCTGGCGGCCTCCAACATCGCCGCCACCGCCACCATGGCGCAGCTCGTGGGGGAGAAGGACTTCACCATCCTCTTCCACCAGGGCAAGAACGACAGCATCCACATCAGCCTCATCGGCAACCGGATCATCCTGGCGGTGATCTTCGGCAACGAGGCCTCCCTGGGGCTGGTGCGGCTGCGGGTGCGCAAGGCCGCCGAAGACATCGACGGGGTGGTGGACCGGATCATCCGCAGGATGAGCGTGGTGGACCGGCTCGACCTCAACCCCCTGTGTGAGATCAGCGAGAAAGACATCGACGATCTCTTCACCTTCTGAGGCTCGATGGCCTTCGTCAACTACTCGACCCGGGAGATCAACGTCAAGCTCGTGTACTACGGGCCCGGCCTCTCGGGAAAGACCACCAACCTCCGCTACCTGTACGCCAAGGCGCCTACGGGGGCCAAGGGCCGCCTCATCAGCCTCGCCACCGAGACCGAGCGGACCCTCTTCTTCGATTTTCTGCCCATGAGCCTGGGCTCGGTGGGCGGCTTCCAGGTTCGCTTCCACCTCTACACGGTGCCCGGGCAGATCTTCTACGAGGCCAGCAGGAAGCTCATCCTGAAGGGCGTCGACGGCCTCATCTTCGTGGCCGACAGCCAGGCGCTGCGGGTCGACGCCAACGCCGAGTCCTGGGACGGGCTCCTCCAGAATCTCGGTGCCTACGGCCTCTCCCTGTCCAAGCTCCCCACGGTCATCCAGTACAACAAGCGCGACGTGGAAGGGGCCCTGCCCGTTCCCGAGCTGCGGCGGGCCCTGGGCTCTCCGGGCCTGCGGGAGTTCGAGGCCGTCGCCCCCAAGGGCTTGGGCGTCTTTGAGACCCTGCGCACCGTCGCCAAGGACGTCCTCCAGACCCTGCGCCATTGATCCGACTCTCAACCTTCCCTGCCCTGCGGACATCCGTTGACAGGGCCCCTTCGGCCGCTACGCTGCACGCTTCATTGCCCCATCCTCCCCCGGCTGGCATGCCGGGACGTGCCGAGGCGCCGTGAGCCTTAACGCCATCGCCGAACCCCCCTGGGACGACCTGCGAAGGGAGATGGTGCGTCGCCAGCTCCGGGCCCGGGGCATCCGGGATGCCCGGGTGCTCGAGGCCATGGGCCGCGTCCCGAGGCACGCCTTCGTCTCCGAGGGGCAGCGCGGCATGGCCTACGACGACACTCCCCTGCCCATCGGCCAGGGCCAGACCATCTCCCAGCCCTACATGGTGGCCCTCATGACCGAGGCCCTGGGCCTGGGCGCCGGCGGCAAGGTGCTGGAGGTGGGCACCGGGTCCGGATACCAGGCTGCGGTGCTGGCCGAGATGGGGTGCGAGGTGCACACGGTGGAGCGTGAGCCGGCCCTGGCCCGGGAGGCCGCCCGGCGTCTGGCGGCCCTGGGGTACGGCGCGGTGCGGGTGCACGAGGGCGACGGCACCCTGGGCCTCCCCGGCGAGGCGCCCTTCCGGGGCATCGTCGTCACCGCGGGCGGTCCGCGGGTGCCCGGGGCCCTCAAGGCCCAGCTCGACCCCGACGGGGGCGTACTGGTCATCCCCGTGGGCGACCGGGGCTACCAGGAGCTGGTGCGGGTGACCCGCAGGGGAGGCAGCTACCGCGAAGAAAACCTCGGGGGGTGCCGTTTCGTCCCGCTGGTGGGGGAGGAGGGGTGGTGAGATGCGCCGTGCGCTCCTCATGATCGACCACCAGTGGGCCCTG
The Thermodesulfobacteriota bacterium DNA segment above includes these coding regions:
- the xseA gene encoding exodeoxyribonuclease VII large subunit, which produces MGSAPWRPEPGEILTVGDLVARARQALEAGFASVWVEGEVTNLRVPSSGHAYFTLSDERAQLRAVCFRAVVRLLRLELEDGARVLARGRLTLYEARGDVQLVVEDLEPLGEGLARLELEALKRRLAAEGLFAPERKRPLPPLPRAVGVVTSPTGAALRDVLQVLRRRAPGVSVYLAPAAVQGEGAAAALRAALALAASHPEVEVIVLGRGGGSAEDLSAFNEEALVRAVAACPVPVIAAVGHEIDVTLVDFAADLRAPTPSAAAELAVREWARWGDQVRSAGERLGSAVLRRLGQWRREVERLDPALRSPAARVARLRIALDRRAEALEAALVRRVLRTRARVAAAETRLARLAPERCLGAGRERLGRLEERLQAWPDGALALRRREILQREGELRALSPLAVLGRGYALVRRRSGGLVRDAASCRVDEALEVRLSRGELDCRVTGVRGEG
- a CDS encoding RNA polymerase factor sigma-32, which encodes MPLDERDDLPAPVLREPSPPGGEEVSEVVEPEILDPEEPEGGFAQSEDRGHGYFEEEDLGAMPSTDLVESGPLQQYMAEVSRYPLITQEEEVRLARKLQEDGDLRAAYTLVLANLRLVVKIAYEFRRNFSNLMDLIQEGNIGLMRAVEKFDPYRGVKLSSYAAWWIRAYIIRYVLNNWSLVKVGTTQNQRRLFFNLKKARRELEAEGFRPEPKLIAARLNVREDEVVEMEKRLSGSDVSLDAPVDADSEASRLEFVADLGEDVSERLANRELRALVRTQFAQFREGLEDRERAIFDRRLLAEEPVTLRELGEEFGVSRERVRQLEADVKRRLKDFLGRTEGLGELLRG
- a CDS encoding protein-L-isoaspartate(D-aspartate) O-methyltransferase, which encodes MSLNAIAEPPWDDLRREMVRRQLRARGIRDARVLEAMGRVPRHAFVSEGQRGMAYDDTPLPIGQGQTISQPYMVALMTEALGLGAGGKVLEVGTGSGYQAAVLAEMGCEVHTVEREPALAREAARRLAALGYGAVRVHEGDGTLGLPGEAPFRGIVVTAGGPRVPGALKAQLDPDGGVLVIPVGDRGYQELVRVTRRGGSYREENLGGCRFVPLVGEEGW
- a CDS encoding response regulator, producing MSGSGEAADPVDVVIRGPSAGAEVAGARVLVVDDDPALVRFLELYLEGYGFRVFSALTGEEGVERARSLLPDVILLDEGLPDLRAAEFLGRLSGAQATRGLAVMVLAAPAGEADEVKKVRALADDYLVKPFDIQELRARLGSIVTRRRQQGEATQAERLRTLREVIASISHEVNNPLAAILMSAEALARRHAEDEDVMHKSRLIQDNALRIRDILKRLERVRVLASKPYVAGERILDLDREEEPR
- a CDS encoding TSUP family transporter, whose protein sequence is MDPLTLPVALALFAAAAFAGCIDAIAGGGGLITLPALLAAGLSPAQALGTNKLQSSFGSFSAAWNFVRRGRVDLRQMAGCAACTFAGAALGSAVVQRLRADFLSGLLPFLLVGIAAYFLFSPRVGEVDSHRRMGLRTFSATAGFGIGFYDGFFGPGTGSFLALAFVGLLGFNLAKATAHAKLLNFASNLASLLVFLAGGEIVWAAGLVMAAGQFAGARLGSNLVMDRGARLVRPVLVAVSLALTARLLLTDDAGLVRAAWGRVAGLLGGG
- a CDS encoding roadblock/LC7 domain-containing protein, producing the protein MSLKEGIPQLVVYEEEHSALRRILSRVHGEARAKAVLLMDTAGQLVVDWGDTGGLDLMSFCSLAASNIAATATMAQLVGEKDFTILFHQGKNDSIHISLIGNRIILAVIFGNEASLGLVRLRVRKAAEDIDGVVDRIIRRMSVVDRLDLNPLCEISEKDIDDLFTF
- a CDS encoding thioesterase family protein, encoding MGEHGTRRTEITVRGYHLDLYGHVNNARYLEFLEEGRWQWLEGRADLGALLARGLGFSVVNINIDYRRPAALGEVLEIDTGLKALGNRSGVVHQVVRLRGTDTVVAQADVTFVIVSSETGRAVPLAGELRALFEAEAARSLAG
- a CDS encoding gliding-motility protein MglA, producing the protein MAFVNYSTREINVKLVYYGPGLSGKTTNLRYLYAKAPTGAKGRLISLATETERTLFFDFLPMSLGSVGGFQVRFHLYTVPGQIFYEASRKLILKGVDGLIFVADSQALRVDANAESWDGLLQNLGAYGLSLSKLPTVIQYNKRDVEGALPVPELRRALGSPGLREFEAVAPKGLGVFETLRTVAKDVLQTLRH